The Elusimicrobiota bacterium genome includes a window with the following:
- a CDS encoding LamG-like jellyroll fold domain-containing protein — SRGMDFVELGNLMIELGAYTAVNFDGGGSSAMYVRKLGGIVNHPADSVGERAVSNHLGIRFKDITSWDNLSIEKTAVTGTEVIEGTVVGITVSNPVIGLSYRWADTFIDSSTVALWRFDGKEFRRDKSLQRNSIAQLTSTQTIEAVSGHAMLFDGNSDAIVKTSANAQIMNLREFTFEAWVKLNDTVKPGVIISHPVWGMDVNVSTAGCLTAWVNTTSSTVTGVNVKLDYLKQEVFNYIVFTVGKDSMVLYVNGEKVSSAKVTGDLIALPERSKKCFTFGSEEKCVIPGDSSTVVTTNFFSGVLDEVKILNYAMDAQEVTRKMFSPRVRYSVGQGKAEWTPWVPAVCKPLHPGWDPYTPGVVYANLPPEMSNNVDVQFVIVDKLNREIISPVYNIK; from the coding sequence TCACGGGGTATGGATTTTGTTGAACTCGGCAACCTTATGATTGAACTCGGAGCGTATACCGCGGTGAACTTCGACGGCGGTGGGTCAAGCGCGATGTATGTCCGTAAACTCGGGGGGATAGTAAATCATCCGGCGGATAGTGTCGGTGAACGCGCGGTGAGTAATCATCTTGGGATCAGGTTTAAGGATATAACATCCTGGGATAATCTTAGTATTGAAAAAACAGCGGTCACCGGGACGGAAGTTATCGAAGGGACAGTAGTAGGGATTACAGTATCAAACCCTGTGATAGGTTTATCGTATCGCTGGGCGGATACTTTTATTGATTCTAGCACTGTTGCTTTATGGAGGTTTGATGGTAAGGAATTCCGGCGGGATAAGTCGTTACAACGTAACAGTATTGCTCAATTAACCTCTACGCAAACAATTGAGGCTGTATCCGGCCATGCGATGCTGTTTGACGGGAATAGTGATGCGATTGTTAAAACATCAGCTAACGCTCAGATAATGAACCTCCGAGAGTTTACGTTTGAAGCATGGGTAAAACTTAATGATACTGTAAAACCTGGTGTTATCATCAGCCATCCTGTATGGGGTATGGATGTTAATGTATCAACCGCAGGGTGTCTCACTGCATGGGTTAATACAACGAGTTCAACTGTCACTGGGGTTAATGTCAAACTAGATTATTTGAAGCAGGAAGTTTTTAACTATATCGTGTTTACCGTAGGTAAAGATAGTATGGTTTTGTATGTTAACGGCGAAAAAGTGTCCTCCGCTAAAGTTACGGGTGATCTCATAGCGTTACCAGAAAGAAGTAAAAAGTGTTTTACATTTGGGTCTGAAGAAAAGTGTGTTATCCCCGGGGATAGTTCTACTGTTGTAACTACAAACTTTTTTTCTGGTGTGCTTGATGAAGTAAAAATTTTGAACTACGCAATGGATGCCCAGGAAGTTACACGTAAAATGTTTTCGCCACGGGTAAGGTATTCTGTTGGCCAGGGTAAGGCTGAGTGGACACCCTGGGTACCAGCGGTATGTAAACCCCTGCACCCGGGATGGGATCCTTATACACCAGGGGTCGTATATGCCAACTTGCCTCCTGAGATGAGTAACAATGTTGATGTACAATTCGTTATTGTCGATAAGCTTAACCGCGAAATCATTAGCCCTGTTTATAATATAAAATAG